The Vallitalea okinawensis genome window below encodes:
- the trpA gene encoding tryptophan synthase subunit alpha codes for MIRIENAFKKAELENRKAFIPFITAGDPSLMKTIDLVKAMISGGADIVEIGIPYSDPLADGVILQEAAKRALDAGTKVNDIFRVISKLRQDTEIPIVFLVYFNTIFQYGIQNFMEQCQRVGIDGLIIPDVPFEESDEIYPIMIAHDIAPIPLVTPTSINRVEEILQSGKGYIYCVSSLGVTGKRKKFSESALTFIQEVKARAPIPVAVGFGIQSPATASFFKPFVDGVIVGSAIVDYIHQVDGRVELVEAYIHQFVQELYE; via the coding sequence ATGATAAGAATTGAAAATGCATTTAAAAAAGCAGAGTTAGAAAATAGAAAAGCATTCATCCCTTTTATAACTGCAGGCGATCCTTCCTTGATGAAAACCATTGATTTAGTTAAAGCTATGATTAGTGGAGGAGCAGATATAGTTGAAATAGGTATCCCCTATTCAGATCCTTTAGCAGATGGGGTGATTCTACAAGAAGCAGCTAAAAGAGCTTTGGATGCAGGAACAAAAGTAAATGATATATTTCGTGTGATAAGTAAGTTAAGACAAGATACAGAGATACCTATAGTGTTTTTAGTATACTTCAACACCATCTTTCAATATGGCATACAAAACTTTATGGAACAATGCCAAAGAGTCGGTATTGATGGTCTTATTATTCCTGATGTACCATTCGAAGAAAGCGATGAAATTTATCCCATCATGATTGCTCATGATATTGCTCCAATACCACTTGTGACACCTACTTCCATCAATAGAGTAGAAGAGATACTTCAAAGTGGAAAAGGGTACATTTACTGTGTCTCATCATTAGGAGTCACAGGTAAGCGGAAAAAATTTTCTGAGAGTGCGCTTACTTTTATTCAAGAAGTTAAGGCAAGAGCTCCTATTCCAGTTGCGGTTGGGTTTGGCATTCAATCACCAGCTACAGCTTCTTTTTTCAAACCCTTTGTGGATGGAGTTATCGTTGGATCAGCTATAGTTGATTATATTCATCAAGTAGATGGGAG
- the trpB gene encoding tryptophan synthase subunit beta — MNLERKFGEFGGQYVPETLMSPLKELEKAFVDCMQDQNFIREYLYYLREYVGRPSSLYYANRLTKKVGGAKIYLKREDLNHTGAHKINNVIGQMLLAKRMGKKHVIAETGAGQHGVATATGAALFGLTCTVFMGEKDIERQKLNVFKMKMLGATVQSISSGTATLKDATNEAIREWVRRAEDTFYVIGSVVGPHPYPRMVGYFQKIIGEEAKEQMIKIEGRLPHAVVACIGGGSNASGVFNAFLPFETVQLFGVEAAGYGLHTEHHAAAISKGSIGVLHGMKTYLIQDKEGHIQPVHSISAGLDYPGVGPEHAHLFQRKRVKYKGVTDDEALEGFRLLSSTEGIIPALESSHAIAYGTKLAKKMTKEKIVLINLSGRGDKDVQTVAKIGEV, encoded by the coding sequence ATGAATCTTGAAAGGAAATTTGGTGAGTTCGGAGGTCAATATGTGCCAGAAACACTGATGTCACCCCTCAAGGAATTAGAGAAAGCATTTGTTGACTGTATGCAAGATCAAAACTTTATAAGGGAATACCTTTACTACCTTAGAGAGTACGTAGGTAGACCTTCTAGTTTATACTATGCCAATCGTCTGACGAAAAAGGTTGGAGGGGCTAAAATATACTTAAAGAGAGAAGATTTGAATCATACAGGTGCTCATAAAATTAATAATGTAATCGGACAAATGCTATTAGCTAAAAGAATGGGGAAAAAACATGTCATTGCTGAGACTGGGGCAGGACAACATGGCGTTGCAACAGCGACTGGCGCAGCCTTGTTTGGATTGACCTGTACAGTTTTTATGGGAGAAAAAGATATTGAAAGACAAAAGTTGAACGTTTTCAAAATGAAAATGCTAGGTGCAACAGTTCAATCCATTTCCTCAGGAACAGCCACATTAAAAGATGCTACTAACGAAGCCATTAGAGAATGGGTTAGAAGAGCTGAAGATACTTTCTATGTTATAGGTTCTGTAGTGGGACCACATCCTTATCCTAGAATGGTTGGCTATTTTCAAAAAATCATTGGAGAAGAAGCAAAAGAACAGATGATTAAAATCGAGGGGCGGTTACCTCATGCTGTTGTTGCATGTATTGGAGGGGGGAGTAATGCTTCAGGAGTATTTAACGCTTTCTTACCTTTTGAAACAGTTCAGTTATTTGGTGTTGAGGCAGCTGGATATGGTCTACACACTGAGCACCATGCAGCAGCGATTTCTAAAGGTTCAATTGGGGTCCTGCATGGTATGAAAACCTATCTCATACAAGATAAAGAAGGGCATATTCAACCCGTTCATTCTATATCTGCTGGGTTAGATTATCCAGGTGTGGGACCAGAACATGCTCATTTATTTCAAAGGAAGCGTGTTAAGTATAAGGGCGTAACGGATGATGAAGCTCTGGAAGGGTTTAGATTATTGAGCAGTACCGAAGGGATAATTCCTGCACTAGAAAGCTCTCATGCAATAGCATACGGTACAAAGCTTGCTAAGAAAATGACAAAAGAGAAAATAGTTCTAATTAATTTATCAGGCCGTGGTGATAAAGATGTTCAAACTGTTGCTAAGATAGGGGAAGTATGA
- a CDS encoding phosphoribosylanthranilate isomerase, producing MVIDTKIKICGVTRLEDVLMINKYPVDYIGFIFAESKRRLTMRQAQLLTKKVRKGIKKVGVFVNAPKEDIELIADVCSLDIIQLHGVEDPSFCADLRREVWKTFSIKDKRSFERIESYKDVEGILLDTYVKGKRGGSGQSFDWYMAKDIYRNHFTVLAGGLNSKNVNEAINIVNPHVVDVSSSVEIDGSKNEGKIRDFIRKVKGYES from the coding sequence ATGGTTATAGATACTAAAATCAAAATATGCGGGGTAACACGTCTTGAAGATGTCTTAATGATTAATAAGTATCCTGTTGACTATATTGGATTTATTTTTGCAGAAAGTAAACGTCGCTTAACAATGCGGCAAGCACAGTTACTGACTAAAAAAGTGAGAAAAGGTATAAAGAAAGTGGGGGTTTTTGTAAATGCCCCTAAAGAAGATATCGAGCTAATTGCTGATGTTTGTTCTCTAGATATAATCCAACTACATGGTGTCGAGGACCCTTCTTTTTGTGCTGATCTTCGAAGAGAAGTATGGAAGACCTTTAGTATCAAAGATAAGAGGAGTTTTGAAAGGATAGAATCTTATAAGGATGTGGAGGGGATACTTCTGGATACATATGTAAAGGGAAAAAGAGGAGGTTCGGGCCAATCTTTTGATTGGTATATGGCTAAGGATATTTATAGGAATCATTTTACAGTTCTGGCTGGGGGGTTAAACTCAAAAAATGTCAATGAAGCAATTAACATAGTCAATCCTCATGTTGTTGATGTTAGCTCTTCAGTTGAAATAGATGGGTCAAAGAATGAAGGAAAAATAAGAGATTTTATTAGAAAGGTGAAAGGTTATGAATCTTGA
- the trpC gene encoding indole-3-glycerol phosphate synthase TrpC, protein MTLPSILKKIVSAKEKRLQQMSKSYKKEIYRMVDHCERGKGDFKSQIAKEGLSIIGEIKKGSPTCGIIKEDFKPTKIAEVYEEAVDAVSVLTEEDYFFGSMDYLSQISQKIKLPTLRKDFIIDEFQIYESKALGASCILLISSLLEKETLKRFIGLCDELGLDALVEVHTVDELLSSLEVGSEILGINNRNLHTFETNIGTSLELCSHVPPQVLLVSESGFHREEDVSLLKGTPINGILVGESFMRAKDIVKQSEVLRNGYRY, encoded by the coding sequence ATGACTTTACCATCAATATTGAAAAAGATCGTATCAGCAAAAGAGAAGCGTCTTCAACAAATGAGCAAATCCTATAAGAAAGAGATCTATCGAATGGTTGATCATTGTGAAAGGGGTAAGGGGGATTTTAAATCTCAGATTGCTAAGGAAGGATTATCGATAATAGGTGAAATCAAGAAAGGATCTCCAACATGTGGCATCATTAAAGAAGATTTTAAACCAACTAAAATTGCAGAAGTATATGAAGAAGCTGTTGATGCAGTTTCAGTACTTACTGAAGAGGATTACTTTTTTGGGAGTATGGATTACTTAAGTCAGATTAGCCAAAAAATAAAGCTCCCAACTTTGAGAAAGGACTTTATAATCGATGAATTCCAGATTTATGAGTCAAAGGCTCTTGGAGCTAGTTGCATCCTGTTAATAAGTTCGCTACTAGAAAAGGAAACACTAAAAAGGTTTATAGGTCTATGCGATGAATTAGGTTTAGATGCCTTGGTAGAAGTCCATACGGTTGACGAATTACTATCTTCTTTAGAGGTTGGTTCAGAGATTTTAGGAATCAATAATCGTAATTTACATACATTTGAGACCAATATTGGAACATCATTAGAACTATGTTCCCATGTTCCTCCACAAGTACTTTTAGTCAGTGAAAGCGGTTTTCATAGGGAAGAGGATGTATCCTTACTAAAGGGAACACCTATTAATGGGATCTTAGTCGGTGAAAGTTTTATGCGAGCTAAAGATATAGTGAAGCAAAGTGAGGTGCTTAGAAATGGTTATAGATACTAA
- the trpD gene encoding anthranilate phosphoribosyltransferase, giving the protein MFAKALKKVINGDDLNQELMIHCMEKMMEGKIHDNQIASLLTALKMKGESVTELTAGAKVLRKKALTISDIPTDTLDTCGTGGDGSGTFNISTAVALLSAAAGLKVLKHGNRSFSSLCGSADVLEALGVRIDLSPEETAMCLKQTNFGFLLAPLYHKAVKNVMPVRKALGFRTIFNLLGPLVNPGGAKYQLLGVYDENLTEVMAEVLRALGVDRALVVHGKEGLDEISITGSTIISELKEGYISSYEIHPEDFGIPLGRSGDITGGNAKKNGQIIKDIFQGKLGAARDILLMNAGAALYVGEKVSSMSEGIDVARKCIDEGLAYKKLQEIIQVSGGVTS; this is encoded by the coding sequence ATGTTTGCAAAAGCGTTGAAAAAAGTCATTAATGGTGATGATTTAAATCAGGAATTAATGATTCATTGTATGGAAAAAATGATGGAAGGTAAAATCCATGACAACCAAATAGCAAGCTTACTTACAGCATTAAAAATGAAAGGAGAGTCAGTTACAGAATTGACAGCAGGTGCTAAGGTACTCCGCAAAAAAGCGTTAACCATATCCGATATTCCTACAGATACTTTAGATACATGTGGTACAGGAGGGGATGGCTCTGGAACTTTTAACATCTCTACTGCCGTAGCGCTTTTATCTGCTGCCGCAGGACTTAAAGTACTGAAACATGGTAACCGCTCTTTCTCCAGTCTATGTGGAAGTGCGGATGTATTAGAGGCTTTAGGTGTAAGAATTGATCTATCACCAGAAGAAACGGCTATGTGTTTAAAGCAAACTAATTTTGGGTTTTTGCTTGCACCACTTTATCATAAAGCAGTAAAAAATGTTATGCCTGTTAGAAAAGCCTTGGGCTTTCGAACAATATTTAATTTATTGGGACCACTAGTGAACCCAGGAGGTGCCAAATATCAACTATTAGGTGTTTATGATGAGAATCTGACTGAAGTAATGGCCGAGGTTTTAAGAGCATTAGGAGTAGACAGAGCATTAGTAGTCCATGGTAAAGAAGGACTTGATGAAATATCAATTACCGGTTCAACAATAATATCCGAGTTAAAGGAGGGATACATATCATCTTATGAAATACATCCAGAAGATTTTGGTATTCCATTAGGTAGAAGTGGAGATATTACTGGAGGCAATGCCAAAAAGAATGGACAAATCATAAAAGATATTTTCCAAGGTAAGCTTGGAGCAGCTAGAGATATTCTTCTTATGAACGCTGGAGCAGCACTTTATGTCGGTGAAAAAGTATCTTCAATGAGTGAAGGTATAGATGTAGCGAGAAAATGCATCGATGAAGGTTTGGCTTATAAAAAGCTTCAAGAAATCATTCAAGTTTCAGGAGGTGTGACTTCATGA
- a CDS encoding anthranilate synthase component II, with the protein MILLIDNYDSFTYNLYQYLSEFHDNVMVIRNDEITVEEIIKLNPLAIIISPGPKKPEEAGVCVNVVKMLSGIIPILGICLGHQCIGEAFGGRVIKAKAIFHGKQSPIYYSYDVIFNGISLPFQGARYHSLVVDRETLPRELSIIAETKDGVIMGIKHREHYVYGLQFHPESIYTKEGMKIITNFLEGIQRL; encoded by the coding sequence ATGATCTTATTAATCGATAATTACGACTCTTTTACTTATAACCTATACCAATATTTAAGTGAATTTCATGATAATGTGATGGTTATTAGAAATGATGAAATTACTGTAGAAGAGATTATAAAGTTGAATCCATTAGCTATTATTATATCACCCGGTCCCAAAAAACCTGAAGAAGCTGGGGTATGCGTTAACGTGGTGAAGATGTTATCTGGTATTATACCAATCCTGGGAATATGCTTAGGGCATCAATGTATTGGAGAAGCGTTTGGAGGCAGGGTTATAAAAGCTAAAGCAATTTTTCATGGAAAGCAGTCCCCTATTTACTATAGCTATGATGTCATTTTTAATGGCATTTCACTACCCTTTCAAGGAGCAAGATACCATTCTCTTGTAGTAGATCGAGAGACATTGCCTAGGGAATTGAGCATTATTGCTGAAACAAAAGATGGCGTGATTATGGGAATTAAACACAGAGAACATTATGTTTATGGATTGCAGTTTCATCCAGAATCAATTTATACAAAAGAAGGCATGAAAATTATAACTAATTTCCTAGAGGGTATACAAAGACTCTAG
- the trpE gene encoding anthranilate synthase component I, producing the protein MLKPYILTLSSDMETPITLYQKYVRNEQGFLLESKETGTGRYSIIGKSPFMTFKSRRSKIIIEKEGCIYFEEGSPLEILKKYINAYKIENDTELPFVGGAVGTVGYDVVRQYEKLPDFNNESLELPEIHQMFVKEVIVYDHYLNKVHLIVLENITPTGAKIAMKKLYEIKELIEDSNLQLESLSDVVFDGQLESNVDQETFMQQVERAKEYIVEGDIFQVVLSRRVTVDQPTSSFNLYRHLRQVNPSPYLFYLNFSTYQVVGSSPEMLVKLNDDNIQTCPIAGTRKRGEDRQEDERLAEELLHDEKEVAEHVMLVDLGRNDMGKVAKIGSINIKAFKEIKCFSHIIHLVSLIEGKKKSDVDPFEVLKAFLPAGTLTGAPKIRAMQIIEELESDERGIYGGAIGYFGFDSNMDMCIAIRTMIIHDLKVYLQAGAGIVADSCPEKEYEETWNKLKGLLKAIGINEEVIGKEVIK; encoded by the coding sequence ATGTTAAAGCCTTATATTTTAACACTATCCAGTGACATGGAGACACCGATAACACTTTATCAAAAATATGTTAGAAACGAGCAAGGATTTTTACTTGAAAGTAAGGAAACAGGGACAGGAAGGTACTCAATTATTGGCAAAAGTCCTTTTATGACCTTTAAGTCTAGAAGGTCAAAGATAATCATTGAAAAGGAAGGTTGTATCTATTTTGAAGAAGGTTCCCCCCTAGAGATATTAAAAAAGTATATAAATGCTTATAAGATTGAAAATGATACAGAATTACCTTTTGTTGGGGGAGCAGTAGGGACGGTGGGATATGACGTTGTTAGACAGTATGAGAAATTGCCGGACTTTAACAATGAGAGTCTAGAATTACCTGAAATTCATCAAATGTTTGTGAAGGAAGTTATCGTCTATGATCACTATCTCAATAAAGTTCATTTGATTGTACTTGAGAATATAACGCCAACAGGAGCAAAAATTGCAATGAAAAAATTGTATGAGATAAAAGAACTGATAGAAGATTCTAATCTACAATTAGAATCATTATCAGATGTAGTATTTGATGGACAACTGGAATCCAATGTGGATCAAGAAACTTTTATGCAACAGGTTGAAAGAGCTAAAGAGTATATAGTTGAAGGAGATATCTTTCAAGTAGTTCTATCTAGAAGGGTTACTGTGGATCAACCCACATCATCTTTCAATCTTTATCGTCACCTTAGGCAGGTTAATCCATCTCCCTACCTCTTTTACTTAAACTTTAGTACTTACCAAGTCGTAGGAAGTTCACCTGAGATGCTAGTAAAATTAAACGATGATAATATACAGACTTGCCCTATAGCTGGAACACGTAAAAGGGGAGAAGATCGACAAGAAGATGAAAGGCTAGCTGAAGAACTTCTTCATGATGAGAAGGAAGTTGCTGAACATGTCATGTTAGTCGATTTAGGACGTAATGACATGGGGAAGGTTGCAAAAATAGGGTCAATAAACATTAAGGCATTCAAAGAGATCAAGTGTTTTTCCCATATTATACACTTGGTATCTTTAATCGAAGGAAAGAAAAAATCAGATGTAGATCCATTTGAAGTGCTTAAAGCCTTCCTGCCAGCAGGGACTTTAACAGGGGCACCTAAAATTCGAGCCATGCAAATTATTGAAGAATTAGAAAGTGATGAAAGAGGTATTTATGGTGGAGCTATTGGATACTTTGGGTTTGATAGTAATATGGATATGTGCATAGCGATAAGAACCATGATCATCCATGATTTAAAAGTTTATTTACAAGCAGGTGCCGGAATAGTTGCAGATTCCTGTCCGGAAAAGGAATATGAGGAGACTTGGAATAAGCTAAAAGGCCTTTTAAAAGCTATCGGAATTAATGAAGAGGTCATTGGTAAGGAGGTAATCAAATGA